The Paenibacillus uliginis N3/975 genome has a window encoding:
- a CDS encoding M50 family metallopeptidase, translated as MISIRGTVLSLHPLFVIVMLASVITGRFLELLTLFVIVFIHELGHAGAAIAMGFKVRSIQMLPFGGVAVIEDDGRMNAARELIIALAGPLQNGIMIGIAWLCQAAGWGDGPFLSYVIQGNLIIALFNLLPVLPLDGGKVMQALVSLLLPYHATLLWTARAGMICSLFMIGYGLSPLLSGGGIKLNLLLIGLFLAYSNFEDHRNVPYRFMRFLVNRNGLYEHQQESIGTAQPIVADSSKPLDDIMRLFKREKYHLIYVMNRRGGLMAVVPEQHVIASFFASNRPPWYA; from the coding sequence TTGATTAGCATCCGGGGTACTGTTCTGTCTCTACATCCTCTTTTTGTTATCGTTATGCTGGCCTCCGTTATAACCGGGCGTTTCTTGGAATTGCTTACTTTATTTGTTATCGTGTTCATACATGAGCTGGGTCATGCAGGTGCTGCTATAGCTATGGGCTTTAAAGTGCGGTCTATTCAAATGCTGCCGTTTGGCGGTGTTGCAGTGATTGAGGATGACGGACGAATGAATGCCGCACGAGAATTGATCATCGCATTGGCCGGTCCTCTTCAGAATGGAATTATGATAGGAATTGCATGGTTATGTCAGGCGGCCGGTTGGGGAGACGGCCCCTTTTTGTCCTATGTGATACAGGGGAACTTGATTATTGCACTGTTTAATCTCCTTCCAGTTCTGCCTTTGGATGGAGGGAAAGTAATGCAGGCTCTTGTCAGTTTGCTCCTTCCCTATCATGCAACGCTATTATGGACTGCTCGTGCCGGAATGATCTGCAGTTTGTTTATGATTGGCTATGGGCTTTCTCCACTGCTTTCCGGCGGCGGTATAAAGCTGAATCTGTTACTGATAGGTCTTTTTTTGGCTTATTCGAACTTTGAGGATCACCGTAATGTCCCTTACCGTTTTATGCGTTTTCTTGTGAACCGGAATGGATTATATGAACATCAGCAGGAAAGTATCGGAACTGCTCAGCCAATAGTTGCAGATTCTTCGAAACCTTTGGATGATATTATGCGTTTGTTTAAAAGAGAGAAGTATCATTTGATTTACGTTATGAACCGCCGGGGAGGTTTAATGGCTGTCGTACCGGAGCAGCATGTCATTGCCTCTTTTTTTGCGTCTAACAGGCCCCCTTGGTATGCTTGA
- a CDS encoding Spo0B domain-containing protein — protein MNSWKWIAAGIGLSSVLPAAWMLWNPTYAAGIILTIWSAAASFGAAWYARRTEVQRQRTNQKSLEQNAIQTLNHHRHDWMNELQILYGYIQLGKLDKSVQCVERIKERMLQDSKISKLGIPSLVLYLHSYRTFNTGLQLDVDVVDFVQLDGKLTTEAEENFTQSIMEVVQAYQIGGHSTWEEDRLLTLTFMEQGEELIAEFDGEGFFGDQDSLKQKIQLAVHDKGIRMEQIHTDNTTYRLCLPYVT, from the coding sequence ATGAATTCCTGGAAATGGATAGCGGCTGGTATTGGATTATCATCCGTGCTGCCTGCAGCCTGGATGTTATGGAATCCTACGTATGCAGCCGGAATAATATTGACAATTTGGTCTGCAGCCGCCTCGTTCGGTGCTGCTTGGTATGCCCGGCGTACAGAAGTACAGAGACAGCGAACGAACCAGAAAAGCTTGGAGCAGAACGCCATTCAGACACTGAACCACCACCGTCACGATTGGATGAATGAGCTTCAAATTTTATATGGATATATTCAACTGGGGAAGCTTGATAAATCAGTGCAATGTGTGGAAAGAATAAAGGAACGTATGCTGCAGGACAGTAAAATTTCGAAACTGGGCATTCCTTCGTTGGTTCTTTATCTTCATTCATATCGAACGTTTAACACCGGCTTACAATTGGATGTTGATGTTGTGGATTTTGTCCAATTGGATGGGAAGTTGACGACCGAGGCTGAGGAGAATTTTACGCAGTCCATTATGGAAGTTGTGCAGGCATACCAAATTGGTGGGCACTCAACATGGGAAGAGGACCGGCTGTTGACTCTGACATTTATGGAACAGGGAGAAGAATTGATTGCTGAATTCGATGGAGAAGGTTTTTTCGGTGATCAAGACAGCTTAAAGCAGAAGATACAACTTGCAGTACATGACAAAGGTATCCGGATGGAGCAGATCCATACGGACAATACGACATATCGGCTTTGTTTACCGTATGTGACTTGA
- a CDS encoding M23 family metallopeptidase produces the protein MDIKTSVKHRREARIRELLNENLTEESTRLNTIRSNPVTNASSKPVLRQNTFQEPVHTGPEIERDPEKMWKQGHRGWYDNVTEPVIPPRNSSFTAGLMRRFAASVLLFGAVWGIFSVHEPWALRAQGYIVEGLSREMDFQAAQVWYEEHFGGPPSFIPIFGQSDQDTTKVNASATLVPPLKGQLVQSFAIDLKGILIVPEGDSFSSREVKSVETGRVLEVKKLPDSSVMVTIQHTGERTAQYSRLSASDLKVNDWVQGGDVVGTLPLVQSDGDQSALYFMLKDGDRSVDPTEVISFD, from the coding sequence TTGGACATTAAAACATCTGTAAAACACAGGAGAGAAGCACGAATCCGTGAACTATTGAATGAAAATCTGACGGAAGAGAGTACGAGATTGAATACTATCCGTTCCAATCCGGTTACTAACGCCTCCAGTAAACCTGTTCTTCGGCAGAATACATTTCAAGAGCCTGTTCATACCGGACCGGAAATCGAACGGGATCCCGAAAAAATGTGGAAACAAGGTCACCGCGGATGGTATGACAATGTCACGGAGCCTGTGATTCCTCCTCGTAATTCATCTTTTACAGCAGGGTTGATGCGGCGCTTCGCGGCGAGCGTCCTTTTATTCGGAGCGGTTTGGGGGATTTTCTCGGTCCATGAACCCTGGGCTTTGCGGGCACAAGGGTATATTGTAGAAGGCTTAAGCCGAGAAATGGACTTTCAGGCCGCTCAAGTATGGTATGAAGAACACTTTGGCGGTCCACCCTCATTTATTCCGATATTTGGCCAAAGTGATCAGGATACAACAAAGGTAAATGCATCGGCTACATTGGTACCACCGTTGAAAGGACAACTTGTGCAATCCTTTGCGATTGACCTCAAAGGGATTCTCATAGTGCCTGAAGGGGATTCGTTCTCCTCTCGCGAGGTTAAAAGCGTAGAAACGGGCCGAGTTCTAGAAGTTAAGAAACTTCCGGATTCAAGCGTTATGGTTACAATCCAGCACACAGGGGAAAGAACCGCTCAATACAGTAGGCTTTCAGCATCTGACTTGAAGGTGAATGATTGGGTTCAAGGCGGAGATGTCGTTGGTACATTGCCGCTAGTACAGTCTGATGGAGACCAGTCTGCCCTTTACTTTATGTTAAAAGACGGAGACCGCAGCGTGGATCCGACGGAAGTGATTTCATTTGATTAG
- the rplU gene encoding 50S ribosomal protein L21, translating to MYAIIETGGKQYKVQEGDVLFIEKLNAGDGESVTFDRVLAVSKEDGLVAGTPVVSGATVTAKVEKHGKGQKVVVFKYKPKKNYHKKQGHRQPYTKVTIEKIQA from the coding sequence ATGTACGCTATTATCGAAACAGGTGGTAAACAATACAAAGTTCAAGAAGGCGATGTATTGTTCATCGAGAAGCTGAATGCAGGTGACGGAGAAAGCGTGACTTTCGACCGTGTACTGGCCGTTTCTAAAGAGGACGGTTTGGTAGCAGGTACACCAGTTGTTTCTGGTGCAACTGTAACTGCGAAAGTGGAGAAACACGGTAAAGGCCAGAAGGTCGTTGTATTCAAATACAAACCGAAGAAAAACTACCACAAAAAGCAAGGTCATCGTCAACCTTATACAAAAGTAACCATCGAGAAAATCCAAGCGTAA
- a CDS encoding ribosomal-processing cysteine protease Prp yields MITVQITRKENGRIHGFEVKGHAGYAPRGQDIVCAGVSSVTVGTVNSIEALTGTVMETKMKGGFLSGIVPPVEDESVSGQVQLLLESMVLMLRGIADSYREYIQIQEQNTKRRR; encoded by the coding sequence ATGATTACTGTACAGATTACGCGTAAGGAAAACGGCCGAATCCATGGCTTTGAAGTCAAGGGACATGCAGGTTATGCTCCCCGCGGACAAGATATCGTGTGCGCTGGTGTATCCAGTGTTACGGTGGGAACGGTAAACTCCATTGAGGCGTTAACCGGTACCGTTATGGAGACCAAGATGAAGGGCGGCTTTCTCAGCGGTATTGTTCCGCCTGTGGAAGACGAATCGGTGTCTGGTCAGGTGCAGTTGCTTCTCGAATCTATGGTTCTGATGTTACGAGGAATTGCAGATTCATACCGTGAGTATATTCAAATACAAGAACAGAATACTAAAAGAAGGAGGTAG
- a CDS encoding homoserine dehydrogenase, with amino-acid sequence MKPVKVGLLGLGTVGTGVVRIVEGHQEDLSSQVGSPIVIEKIAVKNTEKDRSVTVESSKLTDDPWDVIRDPEIDVIVEVMGGIEQTKSYILEALDRGKHIVTANKDLMALHGAEIMAKAQEKQCDVFYEASVAGGIPIIRTLIEGFSSDRIMKIMGIVNGTTNFILTKMSQEGASYEDVLAEAQQLGYAEADPTSDVEGLDAARKMAILGTLGFRTNVELKDVSVKGISQVSKEDILYAKRLGYEMKLLGIADREDEQVSISVQPTMVRTSHPIAAVNGVYNAVYVYGEAVGETMFYGPGAGEMPTATSVVADLVAVIKNLKLGVNGLKAIVPYKAKKLKSDEQIMFKNFILLQVDDKAGVLAKITQVLAEFDVSLESVVQQPNDQNPDAEIIIVTHNASKASIDKVLNHFESLDVIRRIKSVYRVEG; translated from the coding sequence ATGAAGCCGGTTAAAGTAGGATTGTTGGGATTAGGTACTGTAGGTACAGGGGTTGTCCGTATCGTCGAGGGACATCAGGAAGATTTGAGCAGTCAGGTGGGGTCACCTATTGTTATAGAAAAAATCGCAGTTAAAAATACAGAGAAAGATCGCAGTGTAACGGTGGAAAGCAGTAAGCTGACGGATGATCCTTGGGATGTGATCCGCGATCCGGAAATTGATGTAATTGTGGAAGTAATGGGCGGCATTGAGCAGACGAAGTCTTACATTTTGGAAGCATTGGATCGGGGGAAACATATCGTCACAGCGAATAAGGATCTGATGGCGCTTCATGGGGCAGAAATTATGGCGAAAGCTCAAGAGAAGCAGTGTGATGTATTCTATGAGGCAAGTGTCGCCGGTGGTATTCCGATTATCCGTACCCTGATCGAAGGTTTTTCTTCGGACCGCATTATGAAAATTATGGGGATTGTTAACGGAACAACGAACTTTATTCTGACAAAAATGAGTCAGGAAGGTGCTTCGTACGAGGATGTATTGGCAGAAGCCCAGCAGCTCGGTTATGCGGAAGCAGATCCAACCTCTGATGTGGAAGGATTGGACGCCGCACGTAAAATGGCCATTCTAGGTACATTGGGTTTCCGTACGAATGTTGAGTTGAAGGATGTAAGTGTAAAGGGAATCTCGCAGGTGTCCAAGGAAGACATTCTATATGCGAAGCGGCTGGGTTACGAAATGAAACTGCTCGGTATCGCAGACCGTGAGGATGAGCAGGTCAGCATCAGTGTCCAGCCAACGATGGTTCGTACGAGTCATCCGATTGCTGCGGTGAACGGAGTATACAATGCTGTTTACGTATACGGAGAAGCGGTTGGCGAGACGATGTTTTATGGTCCAGGTGCAGGTGAAATGCCGACGGCAACTTCCGTCGTAGCAGATCTGGTCGCTGTTATCAAAAACCTGAAGCTCGGCGTGAATGGTTTAAAAGCGATCGTGCCTTACAAAGCGAAAAAGCTGAAGAGCGATGAGCAGATCATGTTTAAGAATTTTATTTTGCTCCAAGTGGACGATAAAGCAGGGGTGCTTGCAAAAATCACACAAGTGCTCGCTGAATTTGATGTAAGCCTGGAGTCCGTGGTGCAGCAGCCGAATGATCAAAATCCCGATGCGGAAATCATCATCGTAACCCATAACGCCAGCAAAGCTAGCATAGATAAAGTGCTTAACCATTTTGAAAGCTTGGATGTCATACGCCGCATTAAGAGTGTGTACCGTGTAGAAGGCTAA
- a CDS encoding SPFH domain-containing protein has translation MAIIEVIKYDGPPGVFAWCYPNQELGTWTQLIVNESQEVILFKGGQALDLFTAGRHTLNTANIPILSNIVNLPFGGKSPFAAEVWFVNKLRSLDVKWGTNSPIQLQDPKYNILVSLRAFGQFGVQIEDSRKFLLKMVGTLPSFDQNTLVKYFRGVLMSNIHEIISSYIVHKKISVVEINAYAAEISKHIHGAIAPAFQDIGLSLLNFYVDSINIPDNDPAAIRLKEALAKKAEMDIIGYTYHQERSFDTLEGVAKNPGSNSGFIGAGLGVGMGLGMVNPMYDAMNRISGEVNIQGSGDLAVAQKACSKCGNLNHSEAVYCSGCGQPVRTGQQDTAAMMMCSDCGNPIPPNSKFCLHYGDPYHPCPSCGQDVAVDAESCSSCGKFMPRPCRECGESLNEQAKFCPSCGSSTVLKCGSCDHEIKPGQKFCMECGNKLT, from the coding sequence ATGGCTATCATTGAGGTTATTAAATACGACGGACCGCCGGGAGTTTTCGCTTGGTGTTATCCCAATCAGGAGCTTGGCACGTGGACCCAATTGATTGTAAATGAATCACAGGAAGTCATTTTGTTTAAAGGTGGTCAAGCTCTGGATTTGTTTACAGCAGGACGCCATACGTTAAATACGGCGAATATTCCGATTTTATCAAACATTGTGAATCTTCCTTTTGGCGGAAAGTCGCCTTTTGCTGCTGAAGTTTGGTTCGTTAATAAGCTTCGTTCGCTGGATGTAAAGTGGGGAACGAATTCACCTATCCAGCTTCAGGATCCTAAATACAACATCCTTGTATCGCTGCGGGCTTTCGGCCAATTTGGTGTGCAGATTGAAGATTCACGCAAGTTTCTGCTCAAAATGGTGGGGACGCTTCCATCATTTGATCAGAATACTCTGGTTAAATATTTTCGAGGCGTGCTCATGTCGAACATTCATGAAATCATATCCTCGTATATCGTTCATAAAAAAATCAGTGTGGTGGAAATCAACGCCTACGCCGCCGAAATATCCAAACATATTCATGGGGCTATTGCTCCTGCTTTCCAAGACATAGGGCTGTCTTTACTAAATTTTTATGTGGATTCGATCAATATCCCGGATAACGATCCAGCCGCAATCCGTTTAAAAGAAGCATTAGCTAAAAAAGCGGAAATGGACATTATCGGTTATACATATCACCAGGAGCGATCCTTTGACACGTTGGAAGGTGTAGCGAAAAACCCCGGGTCAAACTCCGGATTCATCGGTGCCGGACTTGGCGTAGGGATGGGCCTCGGAATGGTTAACCCCATGTATGATGCAATGAACCGTATAAGCGGAGAAGTAAATATTCAAGGATCGGGCGATTTGGCCGTAGCGCAAAAAGCCTGTTCCAAGTGCGGTAATCTAAATCATTCTGAAGCGGTTTATTGTTCCGGATGTGGTCAACCCGTCCGCACAGGACAGCAAGATACTGCAGCTATGATGATGTGCAGTGATTGCGGCAATCCAATTCCCCCCAATTCAAAGTTTTGCCTCCACTATGGTGATCCGTATCATCCATGTCCGTCCTGTGGACAAGATGTGGCCGTTGATGCAGAATCATGCAGTAGCTGTGGGAAGTTCATGCCTAGGCCTTGCCGTGAATGTGGTGAATCGCTGAATGAACAGGCAAAATTCTGTCCAAGCTGCGGAAGCAGTACTGTTCTCAAATGTGGTAGCTGTGATCATGAAATTAAGCCAGGGCAAAAATTTTGTATGGAATGTGGAAATAAACTGACGTAA
- the obgE gene encoding GTPase ObgE, with protein sequence MFVDKAKIFVKGGDGGDGLIAFRREKYVPEGGPGGGDGGKGGDVIFRVDEGLRTLMDFRYQRHFKAKRGEKGRNKSQHGANAENMVVRIPPGTVLLDDDTGEVIADMTRHGQQVVVARGGRGGRGNIRFATPNNPAPELAENGEEGQERYVVMELKVMADIGLVGFPSVGKSTLLSVVSAAQPKIGAYHFTTITPNLGMVDVGDGRSFVMADLPGLIEGAHEGVGLGHEFLRHVERTRVIIHVVDMSGSEGRDPFEDWQKINEEIRLYNPILAERPQIVAANKMDMPDAEENLKAFREQVKTVRPDLEIMPISSLTRKGIQELLYRAAAILDEIPEEPVVEDVAAIAERKVYKFDKKDDNAFTITRDNEMYVVHSERIERMLKRMQMNSHDAILKLARTLRHMGVDEELRRRGATEGTLVRIGDFEFEFVEGSSYY encoded by the coding sequence ATGTTTGTAGATAAAGCAAAGATTTTTGTCAAAGGCGGAGACGGCGGAGATGGACTTATTGCGTTTCGCCGTGAGAAATATGTGCCTGAGGGTGGTCCTGGCGGAGGAGATGGCGGCAAGGGTGGAGATGTGATCTTCCGCGTTGATGAAGGACTCCGTACACTAATGGATTTCCGTTACCAGCGGCACTTTAAAGCGAAACGGGGAGAGAAAGGCCGGAACAAAAGCCAGCATGGGGCTAATGCCGAAAATATGGTTGTTAGAATTCCTCCGGGAACGGTGCTTCTTGATGACGATACAGGAGAAGTAATTGCGGATATGACCCGCCACGGACAACAGGTTGTCGTTGCTCGCGGTGGACGGGGTGGACGGGGAAATATTCGTTTTGCCACACCGAATAATCCGGCGCCTGAGCTTGCCGAGAATGGTGAAGAAGGCCAAGAACGCTATGTCGTTATGGAGCTGAAGGTGATGGCTGATATCGGACTCGTTGGTTTTCCGAGCGTCGGGAAATCTACACTGTTGTCGGTCGTTTCGGCAGCGCAGCCTAAGATTGGTGCGTATCACTTTACAACGATAACTCCTAATTTGGGCATGGTTGATGTTGGGGATGGACGAAGCTTCGTGATGGCAGATCTTCCAGGTCTCATTGAAGGCGCACATGAAGGAGTAGGACTCGGACATGAATTTTTGCGTCATGTGGAACGGACACGTGTCATCATCCATGTTGTGGACATGTCGGGTTCCGAAGGAAGAGATCCATTCGAAGACTGGCAGAAGATCAACGAAGAGATCAGACTGTATAACCCGATATTGGCAGAGCGACCTCAAATCGTTGCAGCTAACAAAATGGACATGCCTGATGCGGAAGAAAACCTGAAAGCGTTTCGTGAACAAGTGAAGACCGTGCGGCCGGATCTTGAGATTATGCCAATTTCATCGCTGACGCGCAAAGGCATTCAGGAACTCTTGTATCGTGCAGCTGCTATTTTGGACGAGATTCCAGAAGAGCCTGTAGTTGAAGATGTCGCCGCGATTGCAGAACGTAAAGTATATAAATTTGATAAAAAGGATGACAATGCGTTTACGATTACTCGTGATAACGAGATGTATGTCGTGCATAGCGAACGCATCGAGCGTATGCTTAAGCGGATGCAGATGAACTCGCATGATGCGATTCTGAAGCTTGCCCGTACTCTCCGTCATATGGGAGTCGATGAGGAACTTCGCCGTCGCGGTGCGACCGAAGGCACTCTGGTGCGCATTGGAGATTTTGAATTTGAGTTTGTAGAAGGCAGCAGTTATTACTAG
- a CDS encoding Rne/Rng family ribonuclease produces MKQMIVHCEPDTIQMALIEDGRLVEYAAERGREQSVVGSFYKGRVVNVLPGMQAAFVDIGLKKNAFLYVDDVLHPHLEKQPKNKPSIAELLSVGQELVVQVMKEPRGGKGARVTTHFSLPGRCMVFMPKSDYVAVSKKIQREAERMRLKMIGERLRSGEEGIIMRTVSEDEPVESVAGDLEMLRMEWERIMERAHTSESPDLLHRDLGILQRFLRDAFDPLNDELIIDRERDAKEAECYLSDLVPGVKPQMRVYEGKNHIFQAYGVEEQLKSGFSRQISLPGGGTIVIDQTEALTVIDVNTAKYIGGDNFEDTVTRTNLHAAREIARIIRLRDIGGIIIVDFIDMEEEEHRHEVIAAMEAGIRKDRTKSFVVGWTKLGLLEMTRKKARESSAAPYSRTCTSCGGTGIM; encoded by the coding sequence ATGAAACAAATGATTGTTCACTGTGAACCGGATACCATTCAGATGGCCCTCATCGAAGATGGCAGGCTCGTAGAATATGCAGCAGAGCGAGGTCGGGAACAAAGTGTCGTTGGAAGTTTTTATAAAGGAAGAGTGGTCAATGTGCTTCCAGGCATGCAGGCGGCCTTTGTTGATATTGGATTGAAAAAGAATGCTTTTTTATATGTGGATGATGTTCTTCATCCACATTTAGAGAAACAGCCCAAGAACAAACCATCCATTGCGGAACTGCTCTCTGTGGGACAAGAATTGGTTGTCCAGGTTATGAAAGAACCAAGGGGAGGCAAAGGAGCAAGGGTAACAACCCACTTCTCCCTGCCTGGCAGGTGTATGGTGTTTATGCCAAAGTCCGATTATGTGGCCGTGTCCAAGAAAATACAGCGAGAAGCTGAAAGAATGCGTCTCAAAATGATCGGTGAGCGATTAAGGAGCGGGGAAGAGGGTATTATTATGCGTACCGTATCCGAGGATGAACCTGTTGAATCCGTTGCGGGAGATTTGGAGATGCTGCGGATGGAGTGGGAGCGGATTATGGAACGCGCGCATACATCGGAATCCCCTGATCTTCTGCATCGCGATTTGGGGATTCTTCAAAGGTTTCTCCGGGATGCCTTTGATCCTCTGAATGATGAATTGATCATAGACCGTGAACGGGATGCGAAAGAAGCGGAATGTTATTTATCCGATTTGGTACCTGGAGTTAAACCTCAAATGCGGGTATACGAGGGGAAAAATCATATTTTTCAAGCATACGGTGTAGAAGAACAGTTAAAGTCGGGTTTTTCCCGGCAAATCTCACTCCCGGGTGGAGGGACGATCGTTATTGATCAGACCGAGGCACTTACCGTTATTGACGTTAATACAGCGAAGTATATTGGCGGAGATAATTTTGAGGATACAGTCACCCGTACCAATCTACATGCTGCCCGTGAAATTGCGAGAATCATCCGGCTTCGGGACATTGGTGGTATTATTATTGTAGATTTCATCGATATGGAAGAGGAAGAGCATAGACATGAGGTTATTGCCGCAATGGAAGCGGGCATCCGTAAGGATCGGACCAAAAGTTTTGTGGTAGGTTGGACGAAGCTTGGACTGCTTGAAATGACTCGCAAGAAGGCACGAGAAAGCTCGGCCGCCCCCTATTCTAGAACTTGTACATCCTGTGGTGGGACAGGCATAATGTAA
- the rpmA gene encoding 50S ribosomal protein L27, whose translation MLKLDLQLFASKKGVGSTKNGRDSQAKRLGVKRADGQLVTGGSILVRQRGTKIHPGTNVGIGKDDTLFAKVEGVVKFERWGRDRKKVSVYPVEVAPVAAAVEA comes from the coding sequence ATGTTGAAATTGGATCTTCAGTTATTCGCATCGAAAAAAGGTGTAGGTTCCACAAAGAACGGTCGTGATAGCCAAGCGAAACGTTTGGGCGTGAAACGTGCAGACGGTCAACTCGTGACTGGTGGCAGCATCTTGGTTCGCCAACGCGGAACGAAAATTCACCCAGGCACAAACGTGGGCATCGGTAAAGACGATACTTTGTTTGCGAAAGTCGAAGGCGTTGTGAAATTCGAACGTTGGGGTCGTGATCGCAAGAAAGTGAGCGTCTACCCGGTTGAGGTCGCTCCTGTAGCGGCTGCAGTGGAAGCGTAA
- a CDS encoding ACT domain-containing protein, whose translation MKERYYLVREDILPEAVVKTMQVKRLLASGDVKTVHEAVEQVGLSRSAFYKYKDGIHPINQLERDEIVTISIDMEHRSGMLSEVLGLVAGEGGNVLTIHQSIPLQGIANVVISVEVSRLNEELDDLLDGLRRATGVRRVQMIGQG comes from the coding sequence GTGAAAGAACGGTATTATCTAGTCCGTGAGGATATTTTACCAGAAGCCGTGGTGAAGACCATGCAGGTAAAAAGGCTGCTCGCGTCCGGTGATGTGAAGACAGTTCATGAAGCCGTTGAGCAGGTTGGCCTGAGCCGGAGTGCTTTTTATAAGTACAAAGATGGCATTCATCCCATCAATCAGTTGGAGCGGGATGAGATCGTCACGATTTCCATTGATATGGAGCATCGTTCCGGCATGCTGTCCGAGGTGTTGGGTCTGGTGGCTGGAGAGGGCGGTAACGTACTTACCATACACCAGAGTATACCGCTGCAAGGAATTGCGAATGTTGTTATTTCTGTGGAAGTATCACGGCTCAACGAAGAGCTGGATGATTTGCTTGATGGATTGCGCCGGGCAACGGGCGTAAGAAGAGTCCAAATGATCGGGCAAGGATAG